One Oscarella lobularis chromosome 18, ooOscLobu1.1, whole genome shotgun sequence genomic window, TGGTACGTCGATTTCTTAAGCCTTCAAACTTCTTAGGGGGACCAGTTACGAAAGAATGCTTAGCCATGCATTCAGTGAACATCTTACTTTTAAAGAGACGTTGAGCTTCAAAGgagaatttattattgacaAAGTCGTCCGGCTCACTAGCAATTTGCCCAGAAAATGACGAACATGGCGTCTTTACAGAAGAGCCTAAAAGAAACCCAGATATATAAAAGGTACTATAAAGAGAAGTTTTCCCGAAACTAAACAGGAGAATAGGTAGAAAAGACTAGCCTATGTAATTCAAGTAAAGACACGCGGACTAAACATAATTAAGTGGCTGCCTACAACAGAAACCCTAACTAAATATTTAGTCCCATGCAGAGTATAGCGCGCAAATGTACGCCTACACACTATTCTGCGCGGCGCACATTTCAGGTAAATTGTTAGTTCAGCTTGCCCCAAAGACAAACACATTAGGGAAGCGAAGGACGAGATGCTTGCTAAAAATAGCCACATACAAACGTAGGAACCCTAATTAATGACCGCGCGCACATTCACTGCGACTAATAGCAAAAGAACGGCATGAATCCTCAACACAGATGATCGAGATAAACTCTCTAAAAATGTATTCGGAGTAAAAAAGGCGTGTTGGTGCGGAGGGGCGCGCGAAGCCATAAGAACGTCACCGGGATGGGCCGTTAATTCCTCGTGAAACGCTGCTAATACAGCGAAGAGCGAATAACAACGAGGTGAAACACTACTTGAACCGAACGAatattcgtcgttttcaaaacAAACGGTTTATGGCCGGGAAGCGTACGTTCAGGATGGTTCCGACTGAATTCAGAGTCTATTCATCAATACCTTTCGAGTCGCTCGTGCAAACGAGCAAAACAGTAAGcgtcaaaagcaaaaaagacgGTCTCCGCATGACGAGCGACAAACAGACTACGTTTCTGTTTAATCCGGGATGTCTTTCTCTCTGGTACAGCCCTGCTTCCGGGATAAGGTACTATTATAACACGACATTTTTTGGCACGACGTATGCGGTCGCCAATTGAAGCCGCTATTTTCACCGCGATGCTCACACAGAAACGAGCGAACGACGGGACGCGTGATTATATTGCCCAGGAAATATCATATGAGACCAAGAGGATATCAAAACAAGGAAGTTACAACGTAACGGAAGTAGGGTATCATTCAATaaatttgaagaaacgaGACAACACCAAATAGTTAAATTGCAGGCATATAATAGCACTGTGATGAACGAACACCTGGGCTTCTGAATAAAATGGTAGTTTTTGTTCACGCCGttacagaaaacataatttAAAAAGAGATACGACTAATGTCAAGATATGTCTCCGCgtatgcatgcatgcatctTAATTGATCAATGGAATAAATTTATAGACGGGCCATATATGCATACTCCGTGGGTGTGGAATGAGTGTATAATAATGACTACCTGACTACTAGGTGAGAGCATTGGCCGTGCACAACTCTGTATCCTCTAAGAATATACGATTTTAGAACAGTACTATATAGATTCTACATGTGAACGTGCTCGACCCGCGCGGTCAGGGAAATCAAACCTAATGAGCTGCCAAACAATATTTAGACAATGATCAAGTTTGCTTTTTTCAAGCAACGCCTTATTCCCGTAGTGTGAAGATGACTTTCGCGTAAACCCTAGGCCCCTTCTCACTGCCAATGCAACGGATTTACCTCACTTTCACCTTGAGTTTCACCGTATTTCGAATCTGTGTTAGCGTTCGAGGGAAATCGATGGCCAAAGCAGAGGCAAACGCTCGAAATACGGGCTTCACAAAACCCGTATAAGCCACGTCAAAGATTTCGTTCGTGCCTCGTCTGCTCCGCTGTGCGAATATAACGACTAACAGACACGATCGAGATGATCAAGTATGATAAACAGATAGCATCGCACCGTGCGGAACGTCGAAAAAGTTCTTCCTTGCGATATGGCAACGCTGAGCGCACGTTCGCCTTCTACAATGAAATGTGCTTAATTCAGAGGCACGAAAAGTCTTCTATCGTGCGTCGGTGTCGTCAAATAGAAAGATGGAATGTCGCCTAGTCGCTTCCAAATCAGGTGGTAGATCAGGAAGCCCCAGTCAAACCGAATACAGTACAGAGAGATCGCGTTGAGTCGATGAGAGAGAGCTAGTTCGAAATTTGACCTGTCGCTATCATGGCCTGGCGTACGAATCTTCAAGAGGGCCAAATTTTCTAGACAGGAACGTTTGCTGATAAGAGCGTTCCCTTGAATCTGCTCAATACCAATACGCACAATCCCGGAACATTGgccgaaatcgacgttcaCGACGGTCCCGGTGGACAACTCAGCGTCACCTACACCATTGACGGTTTGCCACCAGGATCTCTGCCTAAAGGAAGCGATTGAAGTCGACTGCATTGAAAAATTGCAAAGAGGAACTTTGATAACTTTTGCGGTTTCGCTATCCTCCTGGCAGGCCAGACTCTCTTGATTGTTGTTACACCCACCACACGTTGTCCGCAACAAAAATAGAATTTGTTTCTACAGCACTTAGGTACACCTGCCGTGACGTTTCTAAATAAGGTTTCCTTGTTAAAATTTTTCTTATCCAATAGGCTGGAAACTGGCTAAACTACGCGTACGCACACTTGATCTTTCAAAAAACCGGTCCGCCCATGGCCTGATCGGCCGGAGTATAGCGTGGCTCGTACAGCCTTGCTGTGTATATGACTTTCGCCCAAAACAGCTCCCAAAAAAGCTCCGGTTTAGTCGGTTCACCCTGGCTGTGTCgattctttaattaatgccTTGTCTGCAGTTATCCGGGCACTTGCTGACTAGGTCAGACCTCGGTCGATCACAACTACCTAGACTACACACGTTAGTAATAATGCAGCGACTTTCAGATTGGAATGAGGCACGATATTGCTCCAATATTTGAATTCACTCTTCACTGTATCAGCAATCAGGACGGAACGGCGGAAATTATTCATTCTGGCGGTTTCACCAAAAAGCGCGGCTATAAGCCCATGCTGGAAACAATTTCACTTGGTACTCACTAACAAAATTAGATTTGCTTTATAATCTGACTTTTAGGTCCTACAAATGACACTTTTATGGAAATtgagcgtcttcttcttctaccCAAGCAGGTCTCTTATGAACCACGCGGTCCTCCCAGAGTCTTCGATGCGCCAGGCCCTCCTCCTAGAAGACCGCCTACAGAAAGTGGACCTATGATTCGGCATCTGCATTTGGATGGCATGAGGTAACGTCGCGTAACGTACGTTTGTTTGCTGCTCATTCCAAGTGGTGAAACTATAGGGAACGAGATGAATCTCCTCAGGCTGAATTGTAGATAATGcgtttaattatttttttaataacTTTGTGCTTAGGTCTGTGCTACAAGCTCGCTACGATGACCTTCAAGGATTAAGCAATTGCCAAAAGTGCCGCTTTTGTTTCGGTGTTCTTatgtttttatttatctttttgacagccttcgttttcgagatGTCGAAAGTACTGTACGAGAACGTAAAAAGAAATGCGACATTCTTGAAGCAGAGAGGTGAGGAAGGGAGGTTTGTTTTTCAACTGAGTACAATGTACGGTTGTCTTTAGCGTTAAAATTGCTTCTCAATGCCAGACTCTCGAAGCTCAATGCCAATTTCTGACAGAGGAAAAGTAAGAATTGTTCGTAAAGATTCCATACTTCGATTACATTTGTTTTGCCCAGATCTGAAATGGAGCGGCGGCACCGAAATCTTAAAGAGTCACTTGAAGAAGCGGAACGCAGTCTCAACGAGTTCGTTGAGATTCTCAGCATAGCTCCCCAGCAAATTAAGCTTACCGATAAAAAGCTCGGAACAGGAGCATATGCAGGTTTCAAGCAGACGATGACTAGCTGAATAAACGCAAATCTTTCTTATCGTTTTAGACGTGTATATTGGCTGCTGGCACGGCATGCATGTGGCCGTGAAACAATTCCACGAACTCATCACGACGGAGAAAACGGTTCGTTCGTTTCAACGCGAAGTTCTCACGCTGAGCAAGCTTCATCATCCGAACATCATTCGTACGTGCGGTGCGATAATGAGCCGAGGAGTTCCCTTTCAAATAGTCACGGAGCTACTCGAGGGATCTGTCAGCGAACTCATGGACGCCGCTCACTCGTCCCTCTATCTTTCCACTTACGAGCAACTGTCTATTGCACTCGACATGACTTCAGCTCTTGCGTACATGCATGGACTCAGTCCACGTTCCTACGTTCACGGCGACATTCGTCCTACAAATGTCTTAGTTACGAGAGAGATGAAGCAAAAGTCGCAGACTTGGGTGCCGCTCACTTGGTAGACAGCTCCAAGTCAGCCGGTCCTCTAAGTCCCAGCTATCTTCCTCCAGAGCGATTGCCTCCTACGTCGGCGCGCAGCTCGTTGCGTGGCGACGTTTACAGTCTCGGTGTGTCGCTCATTGAAATTTTCACCGGTTTGGCGCCGGTGCGAGAAGAGAGAAGTCGTCAGCTGAGCCGTTTGATGAGTCGAGCTCGTCTTCACGAGATATGCTCGAACATGATTGCTGGTCTATCTAGAATAGAAAATCGTCCAACGAGTGTCGAGTGTTTGACGATTTTGGGAAATGAAAGAGATGATTGCATCACGGGCGGCTCTCGACCAATGAGGAGATTGGTGAAAGGCGAGTTCAGAGGCGAGGGGcccaatcgtcgtcacaaCGTGGTTTTGCTTGACGTTTACATATAACCGGAAGCGTTTGTCTTGATCCAACGCTTAGAAATTAAGACTCCTCGAGCTAAAGCATCTGTTATTAACACGGTTGACAACACGAACACCTCCGTTAAAAAGTTCACAATAGGTAATGTTTCATCTCAGTTGTACTCAGACACACCGTTGTCCTGGCTTCTGTACTGTATACAGAAGCGGCACTCTATGATATGTCGAATCTAAACATTACAACTAAGCATTTCTGCTGGTAtggttttcgttttttggcAGAGTGGCAAGTTCGCGCGAACCATTCATTGTTCGCTCCTCAACTGTCCGTCTTGGCGTCGGCGAAGTTCTACGCTTAACGGGTACTCGACATCGTCGCTCTGCTTGTGGCTCCATCGCACCATCGTGTATTATCCAGAATGCGTTCATGCCTCATATAGCTTTACGATAACTCGCGCGagtctattaattaaatagaaaaCTTCTATTATATGGATTCTCAGCTCGAATCGATGCTTGCGCGTCACTGCTGGTCCTGTTGAAGTAGAACATTGCTATGGGGCCGAGAAAAGGAACGTCTTTCTTGAGTGCGAAAACAGCTCGAAGGTCGATTTCTACTAGACGATCCTCCCAAAACTGTTCTGTCTCGCTCTTACTAGTCATACTGCTTCTCAGTTTTTTGTTCGTAACCACCTGCGTACCGTAAGAGCAAACTGAATGAAGTTATGCCTCCAAACGACGGTTTTTCCTCATTGGAGCCCCGATTTTCAAACAACTCGCTGAAGGCAATATCTCTCATGCGGTAAACCTGCTACGCCAGTtgcatcgacgaagaatccTTCTTCGCGATCGAAAAAGCTAGTAAagttcgtcacgtgacgaagaCAAGTCGAGTCCCGTAGTCCGGGTTAGTCTGGACGAAGTGTCTCTTTGTCTCAGTAATCTCAGAGAACTCAGCTCGCTGCACGCTCACCGCACCGACTTCTTTGCCTCTTTGAAGCGCAAGCAGCCCAAGTAAACCGATTTCGCACACTCACTATTTGGATGTCCATATACCACTGTCGCTTTTGTTGATGCTCTGGTACATATGAGTGATTGGACCCGGTATATATAGTTACCAGAATTTGTAGACACCAGACGCAACGTTGCTGTACGTCTTAGACTATTGAGAATGCGTGGTGGCGTCTTCCTTTCCTTCGGGTAACAGCCGACGGCGTGAATAATTCGCCGCGGCATTTCGTTTCAGTGAGTCTACGCCCCGCCCCGCTTTTAGTCTATGTTATCAATCCATGCATTAGGCTAATTCAATCAAGATCTGTTAATTTTAGCGGTACTGAACGCCTTCCTTAGTGTAACAGCCGAAAGCGTGAATAATTCGCCGCGGCATCTCGTTGCAGTGAGTCTACGCCCAGCTTTTAGCCTAATACGTTATCAAACCATGCATTAGGCTAATTCATGCAAGATCTGTTTTAGCGGTACTGAACGCCCCTGCCATTTTTCCTTACTTCGACGCCTTTGGATATCACGATAtctcagaaaaaaaaccgtttaGAGCCGTTTAGAGTGCCCCATTCAGATCGAACGATCGAACTGATAGAGATTACGGTCTTTGTAAACTTCGCTAACTGACGCGGTAAGTTTACATTCGATCGCAGGGAGGTCGAGCGCGAATAACTTTAGGCATTCGAGAAGGTCTTGTCCAGCTCCCTCGCTTAGATTGAGCAGATCGAGTATTGCAAAAGGGTGGAAAAGCTCGGTTTCGGTTTACGGCGAAGAATCACGAACAGGCTTCGCCCCCTGTCTTCATCGGATTCTCGAAAAGTTCACCGTAGAGACTGCAGTCAATGCACCCTTTAGCGAGCCTGTGACCAGACCTTCTCCCTTGACCCCGAGCCCGTTATACGTGATCAAGGGAGAAGGTCTGGTCACAGGCTACCCTTTAGCCAACAACTTATCCAGCAGTTCGCTATGAAGAAGATTGGCTAGAAGAGGAATAGCTGTATCCAAACATGGCTGCGTGCGTTAGTCCCCTCTCCCGCTGAACATCCAGGATGTTTTGCGGTCGACGGCGTCAGCTGCGTGCCGACACAAAAGCTTACCGCGTGCGCGTTTGCGCTCTCACGCGAGCCGTCGAGGATCAGCTCGAACAATTGCGGTTTTATTGGAGCCACCCTGTCGGCATAGAAATGCGATACGATGCCTTACAAATCGCAACGGAACGACCAAGCTAGGGCGCAAAACCAATTAGAAGAAAgggaaaatatttattagaCGTACATTCGCTTGTGATATAGCTTTAGCTTTAGGGGAACGACCTAAAAGCAACCGATATTTGATACAGGGCGTTGCTCTTCCAAGCGGCGTTCCGCCGACCGAAACGCCAATAACGCTTCTCTGCTCAAAATTCGGCCGTCGCAGAAGACAATTAACAGAACGCTGTCAGAGCGTCGACTGCGAAGTCGTGGTGCAAAGTCTTTTGTCTGATGAATGAATTACCGCGTAATAACAAAGAGGAGGAGCAAGGGTAAGCTTCTTTAAGGAGTACCACAGATCACTAGCTATTTCATGAACGCCCTAAATGCATGACTAAAAGCGACCGACAATCGACATAGGGAGCAGCTCTTGCTTTGGGCAACCACCGATTGTGGATACAGGGCGTTGCTCTTTCAAGCGGATCGAGTCTTGCCGGCCGAAACGGCTTCTCTGTGCGTCATGCTGGGAAGAATCGGTGCATGTATGCTATTGGTACCGTTTCAATTCTGATAATTTAACAATTTCAAAGTGGAATTCCCGTCGCCTGCTGACGCTGCGTCGTACGTTTCCCGTTACAGACCACGTTCTTCTACCCTGACTCCGACCGTCCGCGCAGTCAACCTACTTTTGCTCACACATTATGAGCGATTTTGGCAGCCCTGCAATGTTTGGGACCgtgcgtagcgcgcgcgggaCCAAACGCAGGCTGGACCCTCGAGCCTACAGCACGCATGACTTGATATGGTTGCAGATTAAGGTGGTAGAGTTAGGTAtagttttcgttttttggcTGTAGCCGCCATGCATGCTGCCATGCAGAGTGGCAAGCTTGCGCGAACCATTGATTGTTCACTCCTCACTGTCCGTctgacgtcggcgaagtTCTACGCTTAACGGGTGCTTGACATCTTCGTTCTGCTTGTGGCTTCATCGCACCATCTGTAATATCCAGAATGCGTTCATGCCTCATAATTCGCGCTAGtctgttttaattaataaggtGCTCCTTAGATAGGACGgttagaagagaaagacgacgcctTTTGTATCTACCGTTTGTGTTGTCGTTTCAGCTGCCAACGTAACTTCAAGCAAAAAAGCTACGCGAGTAAGAAGCACATGTCTTGGGCCATCTGAATAGGAGGCTGCCTTTGATTACGCGTCCGATGATCATCAATTGGCAGGGTAATTGTCAGTTTGCAAGAAGTCTTAGGAATGGTTCTAAGTTGGGTTTCTTAGCCACACCCGCTGGCCGACGTGTGGCTTCGCAAAGAGGGATAGATGATGTGCGAGAGCGAGACTTACGAGCATTGACGTAGCCATTAAAAAaccaaaataaaaatataaatgAATAGTAATCTCAAGAAGCTTCTACGTGAAAAGATACAGTATTACTACGCGGAAAGATAGAGTGCGCGTATTTCTTGTTATATAGATCTCTTTTCTGGCGTTGCTTCCTTTCTAAAATCTACGTGCCACGAGGTTGGACAGGTGTGCGCGGCGAAGCTTCAAACGTACGTCTCTTCCAGCTCAGAATCCATAAATACAAGACTTCTACTATACGGATTCTGAGCTCGAATCGATGCTTGCACGTCACTGCCGGTCTTGTTGAAGTAGTACATTGCTTCGGGGCTGAGATAAGGGACGTCTTTCTTGAGTGCGAAAACAGCGAGAGGTCGATTTCTACTAGACGATCCTCGCAAAACTGTTCTGTCTCGCTCTTACTTGTCATACTGCTTCTTAGTCTTTGTTCGTAACAACCTGCGTACCGTCAGAGCAAACTGAGTGAAGTTATGCCTCCAAACGACGGTTTTTCCCCATTGGAGCCCCGATTTCCAAACAACTCGCTGAAGGCAATATCTCTCATGCGGTAAACCTGTTACGCCAGTtgcatcgacgaagaatccTTCCTCGCGATCGAAAAAGCTAGTAAagttcgtcacgtgacgaagaCAAGTCGAGTCCCGTAGTCCGGGTTAGTCTGAACGAAGTAGCTCGCTGCACGCTCACCGCACCGACTTCTTTGCCTCTTTGAAGCGCAAGAAGCTCAGATTTGAACACGCCAATAGGTAAGTGCACGTTTCCCGTTTAGTTTTCGTCCGCGTCTCGACGCGGAGAACGACGTATAGCGTAGAAGCAATTCTGTTCCCTCTTTCTACTctccaattttttttcgcgacgcgcgcgtaATCCTTTCGCCATTTGTTGATCCCTTATCACGCGGACTCTCACTTAATTtgtttcatttcatttccttcttcttgttctttaGTTTCCCGACGaaagagcgaagaagaaacgaagaagaatgcCACGTGCCAGCGCGACGATCAGGTCACCCATTTGGGCCCCACTtggtgtaggcgtgcacTTAAGGGGCTGTGCTCTCTGTGTCGTACACGGTGCCAAGTGTCTGCAATGCCACTGCCCACGCTCGAGGGCATAGAAAAATTTCCGACAGTCTAAACATTAGGTCTGATTCaagggcgggttggggttcaCGAGTGAGGACTGGTGGTCATTGCAGTGCTTGAAGCCCACTTGTTGTGTACGTTGCAGAGAGTGTAGTGGGACAACAAATCGATATAATGCAGTACAGTATTAGAACTTCCTCCCTTACGTGCTTGGTTTGCATCACTACGTTAGTTTGCACGGGTCCTCTGCCTTTGCACTAAGGTTTTAGTTGGTggctgctagtagggtagGGCGTTTTGTGTAGTAGGCTTGCAGCTTCCCCTCACGTActtagctagcagccgctacgtgctttagaccattttTCAGTGGATTTtcaggtaatctaggttgattagaaTATGGGCATACTATAGGTCAATAGATTTAtaaggtaatctaggttttTATCACGTGCCTGCTGTTCTTTTCTAGGGTAGTGTAGTAGGTTTCTTATCtgcaggtttttatttctttcataggtttttatttctttcttaggtttttatttctttcaggtttttatttttatttttttacaAAATATTTCCATTCGATCGAAGACAAGTCGGATTCAATAGCAGCTTCAAGACCATTAGAACATTTGATGTCAGCTTCCACCTCCTACAGCTAAATCGTCGACTCACTTTTGCTGGgtttgaattcgaaggcTGAAGAGGGCCCGAAAGAAAATTTGTTGCGTTATGGCGGTAGGAGAATGTCCCGGAAGATGTCGTTTCTCGTGTTACAGGCGCGAACGACTTACGGAATAAGGGCTCGGGCTGCTTCTTTGCCATGTCATCAGCACGACGTACGGGACTGTTTTCGTATCCGGGCTCTGGGCCTACTTTCTAAATCTTGCTCCATTCTACCTCTCCTTTGGCAGAGCGTACGCGAATGGTTCGTCAGCGTTGTCACTACAGCGTGCCCGTGCATCGCTTGCTTTTTTCCTGAAGGGGATCCTCGTTGTGGAGAACGCGCCTGGAAATTAAGCTTTCTCCCACGAAGAAGCCTATTGAAAGTTAGCCGTTCCCGCAGCTAGAGGAAACTgtttcgcgttttcttgCGTCACCCTTTGGCGTGCGCAGGGACGAACACGAAGCCGAAGTAAATCGATTTCGCACTGCCACACCCACTATTTGGACGTCCACACCCACTGGCCACCACGAAGCTACCGATTTCGCACACCCACTATTTAGACGTTCACACCCACTGTCGCTTTTTTTGACGCTCTGGTACATATGAGCGATTGGACCCGATATAGTCACCGGAATTTGTTCCTATTGACTATTGAGAATGCGTGGTAGCGTCTTCCTTTCGTTAGTGTAACAGCCGACGGCGCGAATAATTCGCCGCGGCATCTCGTTAGAGTGAGTCTACTCCGCCCCGCTTTTAGTCTATGTCATCAAACCATGCATTAGCTTAATTCAATCAAAATCTGATCTGTTTTATCCGTATTGAACGCCCCTGACATTTTCCTTACAGCTGCGTCTCGAAATTTGGATATCACCGCATCTCAGAAAAACCTTTTAGAGCCGTTTAGATTACCCCACTCATCGAACTGATAGAGATTACGGTCTTTGTAATCTTCGCTAACTGACGCGGGAAGTTTACATTCGATCCTAGGGAGGAGCGAGAAAGGCGTGGAAGCCGCGGGCGCCGGCCGCCGTGATATGCCGGTAGGAGGCGCGAGTAACTTGAATCGCCGCCGCATCTCATTTAGTGAGCCAACGCCCCGCTTCTAGGGTAACAACTAACAAAGCCGTCCCATCGTTCCGCCTCTATGCTCGATCTGACGACTCAGTGTTACTGTTAGCAGGTAAAGAAGCGGCTGAACTGTTTTCGCTATACGAGTTCTCGAAAGTATAAAGTGTTTCGTGCAAAATGTGCATGTCGCCACCAAGTTTAATTCTTCTCCACTTTGCTTCCAGCGACGCTACTCGGCTCGTATTCGGTGATTTTGGCTGATTTAGGGTTTTGCTCCGTAGAAACGCAAGGCCAACGTAGGAAAGAGCCTAAAAGGGCCTCATGCAGTTTCTGGGCGTGGTATATAAAAACGATCTTTCTAAAATGGAGCCCTATTCTTCGGTTTTGCCTCCTGCAGAGAGGTAAACAGTGGTCATCTCAGCACATGGCCGGCAGGCCGAGGCAAAGCGAAAAGCGGTATAGCGCACATGTAGCTGCTATGAATGGCTGTGTCCTGGTGATAGAGCCGTGAGGCGGTAAGGAATCATGGGTGATAGCATGCAGTGGGTGTGCTCATGCATGGTCGTGTACACTGTTACTATTTAATTCTTTTTTGCGTGCGTACAGAACTTCTGccatgaatgaatgaaaccTTTTTTTGGTAACGCGATTTCATATCGTCGGGGAGAGACTACTAGCCAGTACTAGCCACACTAAAATTTTCCCTGCGGAAAGATGGGTTTGCTCTACAAAAAATACGGGTTAGGGCGTAAAAACGTCATTTCGTAACGTAAACGCAAGTGCtctattttgacgtcgagtgCTTGACTTTGGCATCCCCTTTTTGGCTTCGCTCGAGATTTCGCCTTTGGGGCAACTTCACTGCGTAACTGATGCTCCCGATTGTCGTTGTTTACAGGCGAGGCTTTCCTAAAGGTGATTTTAGCCCGTGTATTGTGACTGCGAGATCAACATGACTTTGTTTGGTGCGGCCGAAGCCTTTTCGGGTCGCTCGACATCGATTTCCGGCTAACCGCCGCGCTCGCTCGCGATCGTAACGCAATTACGGCGCGATGCACGCAATAACGCAATTACGATCTTC contains:
- the LOC136198189 gene encoding LOW QUALITY PROTEIN: uncharacterized protein (The sequence of the model RefSeq protein was modified relative to this genomic sequence to represent the inferred CDS: inserted 1 base in 1 codon) — protein: MRHDIAPIFEFTLHCISNQDGTAEIIHSGGFTKKRGYKPMLETISLGPTNDTFMEIERLLLLPKQVSYEPRGPPRVFDAPGPPPRRPPTESGPMIRHLHLDGMRERDESPQAELSVLQARYDDLQGLSNCQNLRFRDVESTVRERKKKCDILEAESVKIASQCQTLEAQCQFLTEEKSEMERRHRNLKESLEEAERSLNEFVEILSIAPQQIKLTDKKLGTGAYADVYIGCWHGMHVAVKQFHELITTEKTVRSFQREVLTLSKLHHPNIIRTCGAIMSRGVPFQIVTELLEGSVSELMDAAHSSLYLSTYEQLSIALDMTSALAYMHGLSPRSYVHGDIRPTNVLVTREMXAKVADLGAAHLVDSSKSAGPLSPSYLPPERLPPTSARSSLRGDVYSLGVSLIEIFTGLAPVREERSRQLSRLMSRARLHEICSNMIAGLSRIENRPTSVECLTILGNERDDCITGGSRPMRRLVKGEFRGEGPNRRHNVVLLDVYI